From the genome of Acipenser ruthenus chromosome 14, fAciRut3.2 maternal haplotype, whole genome shotgun sequence, one region includes:
- the LOC117420063 gene encoding uncharacterized protein LOC117420063 isoform X3, translating to MDHLTNNKPYIFSLKQIDNVIATESQNHLCRRRMPILSSLTKSNTDNFLQQSLHIINKKSTKTSAFDFYRPLGYRLSSTCYLPTFPVCYKTEQASSSDSYEDLFNSCSPVKIPDSSVNTPDTGTTDGNIHDSGTETKEDGEDSKEAELKPFNKINSEDEKHLPPANSENTPQTAEEQEPLVTISDHTGTSDQYMHDPGRTDSDEDSKRTETNHLNSISRELESSPLPKEVTTDSRPSSCFDGDGLELKGEAIFSRSPADAASSLQPTMPILCPEMNNQIPFEERTDLEMRFRDLVNNNEGCIPFYKLRDTLPCQLREGQVQFVKEIYNMTCSSSTFAEEEYMAIHNLCMLMVNHSTTLQYAYNSLNSEKIEEDLHRYMGLFCSVDRQQHGCISLLSLQEILRAVLDLDFSSYHKSVWRKIIRDLQLNEVHSVSRLQYLAFVPFFLALEKETLDKGTCVPADSA from the exons ATGGACCATTTGACAAACAACA AGCCATACATATTCAGCCTGAAGCAAATTGATAATGTTATTGCCACGGAGAGTCAAAACCATCTGTGCAGAAGAAGAATGCCCATTCTCAGTAGCTTAACAAAGAGCAATACTGATAATTTTCTCCAGCAGTCACTTCatataataaataagaaaagtaCAAAGACAAG tgcttttgaTTTCTATAGGCCACTAGGCTACAGATTATCCAGTACCTGCTACCTCCCAACATTTCCGGTATGTTATAAAACAG AGCAGGCGAGCTCTTCTGATTCTTACGAAGACCTTTTCAACAG CTGCAGCCCAGTGAAAATTCCTGACTCCTCAGTGAATACGCCAGACACAGGGACTACAGATGGGAACATTCAT GACTCTGGTACAGAAACAAAGGAAGATGGTGAAGACAGTAAAGAAGCTGAATTGAAACCTTTTAACAAGATTAACAGTGAAGATGAAAAACATCTACCTCCAGCGAA CTCCGAGAACACACCCCAGACAGCAGAGGAACAGGAACCTTTAGTGACTATTTCAGACCACACAGGGACCTCAGACCAGTACATGCAT GACCCGGGTAGAACAGATTCAGATGAAGATAGTAAAAGAACTGAAACAAATCATCTTAACAGCATCAGCAGAGAACTGGAATCATCCCCACTACCTAAGGA GGTGACTACAGACAGCAGGCCAAGCAGCTGTTTTGATGGAGACGGTCTAGAGCTTAAAGGAGAAGCCATCTTCAGCAGATCTCCAGCAGATGCTGCCTCATCACTGCAACCCACCATGCCAATACTA TGTCCTGAGATGAACAACCAAATCCCCTTTGAAGAAAGAACTGATTTGGAAATGAGGTTCCGTGACCTGGTGAATAATAATGAAGG GTGCATTCCGTTTTATAAGCTGCGGGACACCCTGCCTTGCCAGTTGCGTGAAGGCCAGGTGCAGTTTGTGAAGGAg ATTTACAATATGACATGTAGCAGCAGCACATTTGCAGAAGAGGAGTACATGGCAATCCATAATTTATGCATGTTAATGGTAAACCACAG TACAACACTACAGTATGCATATAACAGCTTAAATTCAGAGAAAATAGAGGAGGACCTCCATAGATACATG ggtctCTTTTGCAGTGTCGATCGACAGCAGCATGGGTGCATTAGTTTGTTGTCTCTGCAAGAGATCCTGAGAGCTGTACTGGACCTGGATTTCAGTAGCTATCACAAGTCTGTGTGGAGAAAAATTATCAGGGACCTGCAACTG aatgAAGTGCATTCCGTGAGCAGACTTCAATATCTTGCTTTTGTTCCATTCTTTCTTGCATTGGAAAAAGAGACACTGGACAAGGGGACCTGTGTACCTGCGGATTCTGCATAG
- the LOC117420063 gene encoding uncharacterized protein LOC117420063 isoform X1, with amino-acid sequence MFPTINTASSSNSQKPRSKNNFEIDKGPKYLKSALCWPHIPLNQQKPPLSKTKTAPFDIQNYPWSLILDETQLILKSVKKTKTKKCADLDRFSLDTSERHLRRYRQFTGQFGIDGPFDKQQYVVEPYIFSLKQIDNVIATESQNHLCRRRMPILSSLTKSNTDNFLQQSLHIINKKSTKTSAFDFYRPLGYRLSSTCYLPTFPVCYKTEQASSSDSYEDLFNSCSPVKIPDSSVNTPDTGTTDGNIHDSGTETKEDGEDSKEAELKPFNKINSEDEKHLPPANSENTPQTAEEQEPLVTISDHTGTSDQYMHDPGRTDSDEDSKRTETNHLNSISRELESSPLPKEVTTDSRPSSCFDGDGLELKGEAIFSRSPADAASSLQPTMPILCPEMNNQIPFEERTDLEMRFRDLVNNNEGCIPFYKLRDTLPCQLREGQVQFVKEIYNMTCSSSTFAEEEYMAIHNLCMLMVNHSTTLQYAYNSLNSEKIEEDLHRYMGLFCSVDRQQHGCISLLSLQEILRAVLDLDFSSYHKSVWRKIIRDLQLNEVHSVSRLQYLAFVPFFLALEKETLDKGTCVPADSA; translated from the exons ATGTTTCCGACG ATTAATACTGCTTCAAGCTCCAATTCCCAGAAACCAAGAAgcaaaaataattttgaaattgACAAGGGTCCCAA GTATTTGAAATCTGCACTGTGCTGGCCTCACATTCCCCTGAATCAACAAAAACCTCCACTGAGCAAAACCAAGACAGCACCATTTGATATACAGAATTATCCG TGGAGTCTAATCCTGGATGAAACACA GTTAATTCTGAAATCTGTCAAGAAGACCAAAACTAAGAAGTGTGCTGATCTTGACCGATTTTCTTTGGACACAAGTGAGAGACATCTAAGAAGGTACCG gcaattCACTGGTCAATTTGGAATAGATGGACCATTTGACAAACAACAGTATGTCGTTG AGCCATACATATTCAGCCTGAAGCAAATTGATAATGTTATTGCCACGGAGAGTCAAAACCATCTGTGCAGAAGAAGAATGCCCATTCTCAGTAGCTTAACAAAGAGCAATACTGATAATTTTCTCCAGCAGTCACTTCatataataaataagaaaagtaCAAAGACAAG tgcttttgaTTTCTATAGGCCACTAGGCTACAGATTATCCAGTACCTGCTACCTCCCAACATTTCCGGTATGTTATAAAACAG AGCAGGCGAGCTCTTCTGATTCTTACGAAGACCTTTTCAACAG CTGCAGCCCAGTGAAAATTCCTGACTCCTCAGTGAATACGCCAGACACAGGGACTACAGATGGGAACATTCAT GACTCTGGTACAGAAACAAAGGAAGATGGTGAAGACAGTAAAGAAGCTGAATTGAAACCTTTTAACAAGATTAACAGTGAAGATGAAAAACATCTACCTCCAGCGAA CTCCGAGAACACACCCCAGACAGCAGAGGAACAGGAACCTTTAGTGACTATTTCAGACCACACAGGGACCTCAGACCAGTACATGCAT GACCCGGGTAGAACAGATTCAGATGAAGATAGTAAAAGAACTGAAACAAATCATCTTAACAGCATCAGCAGAGAACTGGAATCATCCCCACTACCTAAGGA GGTGACTACAGACAGCAGGCCAAGCAGCTGTTTTGATGGAGACGGTCTAGAGCTTAAAGGAGAAGCCATCTTCAGCAGATCTCCAGCAGATGCTGCCTCATCACTGCAACCCACCATGCCAATACTA TGTCCTGAGATGAACAACCAAATCCCCTTTGAAGAAAGAACTGATTTGGAAATGAGGTTCCGTGACCTGGTGAATAATAATGAAGG GTGCATTCCGTTTTATAAGCTGCGGGACACCCTGCCTTGCCAGTTGCGTGAAGGCCAGGTGCAGTTTGTGAAGGAg ATTTACAATATGACATGTAGCAGCAGCACATTTGCAGAAGAGGAGTACATGGCAATCCATAATTTATGCATGTTAATGGTAAACCACAG TACAACACTACAGTATGCATATAACAGCTTAAATTCAGAGAAAATAGAGGAGGACCTCCATAGATACATG ggtctCTTTTGCAGTGTCGATCGACAGCAGCATGGGTGCATTAGTTTGTTGTCTCTGCAAGAGATCCTGAGAGCTGTACTGGACCTGGATTTCAGTAGCTATCACAAGTCTGTGTGGAGAAAAATTATCAGGGACCTGCAACTG aatgAAGTGCATTCCGTGAGCAGACTTCAATATCTTGCTTTTGTTCCATTCTTTCTTGCATTGGAAAAAGAGACACTGGACAAGGGGACCTGTGTACCTGCGGATTCTGCATAG
- the LOC117420063 gene encoding uncharacterized protein LOC117420063 isoform X2 codes for MFPTINTASSSNSQKPRSKNNFEIDKGPKYLKSALCWPHIPLNQQKPPLSKTKTAPFDIQNYPWSLILDETQLILKSVKKTKTKKCADLDRFSLDTSERHLRRYRQFTGQFGIDGPFDKQQYVVEPYIFSLKQIDNVIATESQNHLCRRRMPILSSLTKSNTDNFLQQSLHIINKKSTKTRPLGYRLSSTCYLPTFPVCYKTEQASSSDSYEDLFNSCSPVKIPDSSVNTPDTGTTDGNIHDSGTETKEDGEDSKEAELKPFNKINSEDEKHLPPANSENTPQTAEEQEPLVTISDHTGTSDQYMHDPGRTDSDEDSKRTETNHLNSISRELESSPLPKEVTTDSRPSSCFDGDGLELKGEAIFSRSPADAASSLQPTMPILCPEMNNQIPFEERTDLEMRFRDLVNNNEGCIPFYKLRDTLPCQLREGQVQFVKEIYNMTCSSSTFAEEEYMAIHNLCMLMVNHSTTLQYAYNSLNSEKIEEDLHRYMGLFCSVDRQQHGCISLLSLQEILRAVLDLDFSSYHKSVWRKIIRDLQLNEVHSVSRLQYLAFVPFFLALEKETLDKGTCVPADSA; via the exons ATGTTTCCGACG ATTAATACTGCTTCAAGCTCCAATTCCCAGAAACCAAGAAgcaaaaataattttgaaattgACAAGGGTCCCAA GTATTTGAAATCTGCACTGTGCTGGCCTCACATTCCCCTGAATCAACAAAAACCTCCACTGAGCAAAACCAAGACAGCACCATTTGATATACAGAATTATCCG TGGAGTCTAATCCTGGATGAAACACA GTTAATTCTGAAATCTGTCAAGAAGACCAAAACTAAGAAGTGTGCTGATCTTGACCGATTTTCTTTGGACACAAGTGAGAGACATCTAAGAAGGTACCG gcaattCACTGGTCAATTTGGAATAGATGGACCATTTGACAAACAACAGTATGTCGTTG AGCCATACATATTCAGCCTGAAGCAAATTGATAATGTTATTGCCACGGAGAGTCAAAACCATCTGTGCAGAAGAAGAATGCCCATTCTCAGTAGCTTAACAAAGAGCAATACTGATAATTTTCTCCAGCAGTCACTTCatataataaataagaaaagtaCAAAGACAAG GCCACTAGGCTACAGATTATCCAGTACCTGCTACCTCCCAACATTTCCGGTATGTTATAAAACAG AGCAGGCGAGCTCTTCTGATTCTTACGAAGACCTTTTCAACAG CTGCAGCCCAGTGAAAATTCCTGACTCCTCAGTGAATACGCCAGACACAGGGACTACAGATGGGAACATTCAT GACTCTGGTACAGAAACAAAGGAAGATGGTGAAGACAGTAAAGAAGCTGAATTGAAACCTTTTAACAAGATTAACAGTGAAGATGAAAAACATCTACCTCCAGCGAA CTCCGAGAACACACCCCAGACAGCAGAGGAACAGGAACCTTTAGTGACTATTTCAGACCACACAGGGACCTCAGACCAGTACATGCAT GACCCGGGTAGAACAGATTCAGATGAAGATAGTAAAAGAACTGAAACAAATCATCTTAACAGCATCAGCAGAGAACTGGAATCATCCCCACTACCTAAGGA GGTGACTACAGACAGCAGGCCAAGCAGCTGTTTTGATGGAGACGGTCTAGAGCTTAAAGGAGAAGCCATCTTCAGCAGATCTCCAGCAGATGCTGCCTCATCACTGCAACCCACCATGCCAATACTA TGTCCTGAGATGAACAACCAAATCCCCTTTGAAGAAAGAACTGATTTGGAAATGAGGTTCCGTGACCTGGTGAATAATAATGAAGG GTGCATTCCGTTTTATAAGCTGCGGGACACCCTGCCTTGCCAGTTGCGTGAAGGCCAGGTGCAGTTTGTGAAGGAg ATTTACAATATGACATGTAGCAGCAGCACATTTGCAGAAGAGGAGTACATGGCAATCCATAATTTATGCATGTTAATGGTAAACCACAG TACAACACTACAGTATGCATATAACAGCTTAAATTCAGAGAAAATAGAGGAGGACCTCCATAGATACATG ggtctCTTTTGCAGTGTCGATCGACAGCAGCATGGGTGCATTAGTTTGTTGTCTCTGCAAGAGATCCTGAGAGCTGTACTGGACCTGGATTTCAGTAGCTATCACAAGTCTGTGTGGAGAAAAATTATCAGGGACCTGCAACTG aatgAAGTGCATTCCGTGAGCAGACTTCAATATCTTGCTTTTGTTCCATTCTTTCTTGCATTGGAAAAAGAGACACTGGACAAGGGGACCTGTGTACCTGCGGATTCTGCATAG